In Zingiber officinale cultivar Zhangliang chromosome 1A, Zo_v1.1, whole genome shotgun sequence, a genomic segment contains:
- the LOC122012670 gene encoding RING-H2 finger protein ATL16-like: protein MDAPHLLPGSIQPPSLPRPPQSPSTSFSSFPILVITVLGMLTTSVILVSYYLFVVRCRLSWLRHSSLLASRRHRNLLHIPPVIHALSTESRGLDTSAIRSIPVVTFSAGEKMASFRECAICLSEFHSEERLKLLPGCSHPFHIDCIDTWLQFNANCPLCRSGAVSSIADSSTEHIVVLEPLRDQQGGSSNGPTEPSSEVTGETSSTNPSPRRIKKWRKGQKVGSMGDEFVGDRCRCEQPMRRSFSMDSCNDSQLYLSIQEILRQSRRGSNQASGTGETSSSADGGGSGRVRRSLFSFGRSSRRSVIPMEEIDV from the coding sequence ATGGATGCCCCTCATTTGCTTCCCGGTTCAATCCAACCCCCGTCGCTGCCGAGGCCACCGCAATCCCCGTCGACCTCCTTCTCCAGCTTCCCCATACTCGTCATCACCGTTCTAGGCATGCTCACCACCTCCGTCATCCTCGTCAGCTACTACCTCTTCGTCGTCAGGTGCCGCCTCAGCTGGCTCCGCCACTCCAGTCTCTTAGCCTCCCGACGCCATCGCAACCTCCTGCACATCCCCCCCGTCATCCACGCCCTCTCCACCGAGTCCCGCGGCCTCGACACATCCGCCATTCGCTCCATCCCCGTCGTCACCTTCTCCGCCGGGGAAAAAATGGCGTCTTTCCGCGAGTGCGCCATCTGTTTGAGCGAATTCCACAGCGAGGAGAGGCTGAAGCTGCTCCCCGGCTGCTCCCACCCCTTCCACATCGACTGCATAGACACCTGGCTCCAGTTCAACGCCAACTGCCCACTTTGCAGGTCCGGCGCGGTGAGTTCCATCGCCGACTCTTCGACCGAGCACATCGTTGTCCTCGAGCCCCTCCGGGATCAGCAAGGCGGAAGCTCTAATGGCCCAACCGAACCGAGCAGCGAAGTAACAGGGGAGACGTCGTCGACGAATCCTTCGCCGAGAAGGATAAAGAAATGGAGGAAGGGGCAGAAGGTAGGGAGCATGGGGGACGAGTTCGTCGGCGACAGGTGCCGTTGCGAGCAGCCGATGCGGAGGTCATTCTCCATGGACTCGTGCAACGACAGCCAGCTTTATCTTTCCATCCAAGAGATCTTGAGGCAGAGCCGGCGTGGCTCTAATCAGGCAAGTGGCACTGGAGAAACCAGCAGTAGCGCGGACGGTGGCGGGAGTGGGAGGGTCCGGCGGTCGCTCTTCTCGTTCGGCCGGAGCTCTAGGAGGTCGGTGATTCCGATGGAAGAGATTGACGTGTGA